One window from the genome of Pseudomonas fluorescens encodes:
- a CDS encoding alkene reductase has translation MTDQNLFTPHKLGNLTLSNRVVLAPLTRNRAGQGFVPSEFAATYYSQRASAGLLISEASQISQQGQGYQDTPGIYTPAQIDGWRKVTDAVHAKGGRIFLQLWHVGRVSHVDLQANGAAPVAPSALRAATKVFVNNSFQDVSEPRALHISELPGIVNDFRQAAANAIAAGFDGVEIHGANGYLLDQFLKDGANVRTDAYGGSIENRARLLLEVTAAVVKEVGAERTGLRISPVSPANGVSSSAPQAQFDYLIDQLNALDIVYLHVVEGATGGPRDVAPFDFAALRQRFNNTYIANNGYDLDLATSRLAEDQADLIAFGRPFIGNPDLVERLRTGSPLSAFNPATLYGGGAAGYIDYPTLAQSSAR, from the coding sequence ATGACCGACCAGAATCTGTTCACACCTCATAAGCTGGGTAATCTCACGCTTTCCAACCGCGTGGTCCTGGCACCGCTGACACGCAACCGTGCGGGGCAAGGTTTTGTACCGAGCGAGTTCGCGGCCACTTACTACAGCCAGCGAGCGTCCGCCGGCCTGCTGATCTCCGAAGCCTCACAGATTTCCCAGCAGGGGCAGGGTTACCAGGACACCCCCGGGATCTACACACCGGCGCAGATCGACGGCTGGCGCAAGGTGACCGATGCCGTGCATGCCAAAGGCGGGCGGATCTTCCTGCAACTGTGGCATGTCGGGCGGGTTTCCCATGTCGACCTGCAAGCGAACGGCGCGGCGCCCGTGGCCCCCTCCGCCTTGCGTGCGGCGACCAAGGTGTTCGTCAACAACAGTTTCCAGGACGTTTCCGAACCGCGAGCGCTGCACATCAGCGAATTGCCCGGGATCGTCAACGATTTTCGCCAGGCGGCAGCGAACGCCATCGCGGCAGGATTTGACGGCGTAGAGATCCACGGCGCGAACGGCTATCTGCTGGACCAGTTCCTCAAGGACGGCGCCAACGTGCGCACCGACGCCTACGGTGGCTCGATTGAAAACCGTGCTCGCCTGCTGCTGGAAGTGACCGCGGCCGTCGTGAAAGAAGTCGGCGCCGAACGCACCGGCCTGCGCATTTCGCCTGTGTCGCCGGCCAATGGTGTGTCCAGCAGCGCGCCACAAGCCCAGTTCGACTACCTGATCGACCAGCTCAACGCCCTGGACATCGTTTACCTGCACGTGGTCGAAGGTGCGACGGGCGGGCCGCGCGATGTTGCGCCCTTCGACTTCGCCGCGTTGCGCCAGCGCTTCAATAACACCTACATCGCCAACAACGGCTACGACCTGGACCTGGCCACTTCGCGACTCGCCGAAGACCAGGCTGACCTGATCGCCTTTGGCCGGCCGTTCATTGGCAACCCAGACCTGGTGGAACGACTCAGAACCGGCTCGCCGCTGTCGGCGTTCAATCCCGCCACCCTCTACGGCGGCGGTGCGGCGGGCTACATCGACTACCCAACACTCGCGCAATCCAGCGCGCGGTAA
- a CDS encoding LacI family DNA-binding transcriptional regulator → MTSVKDVAQLAGVSLMTVSRALNTPEKLSPETLQRVRRAIDELQFVPSLSARRMRGDNLQARTIGVFALDTATTPFAVELLLSIEQTAQQAGWNVFILNLLSNPPTDQNIDLMLSHRPDGLIFSAMGLRQVSIPERLKSKPLVLANCLADDSQLVSYVPDDEAGQYRAVHHALSQGYRRPLCINLPRKSVAWNLRQQGLQRACQAFGLAPEALLQYDLSDHDAYGETAAILDRHIVDGRPQFDILVCGNDRIAFCAYQLLLGRGLKIPDDVAVLGYDNMIGIAELFMPPLTTVQLPYYEIGRQAARHLIETLELTGAQPVDCPMVVRASL, encoded by the coding sequence ATGACTTCCGTGAAAGACGTTGCACAGCTGGCCGGCGTATCCCTGATGACGGTTTCGCGCGCGCTCAACACGCCGGAAAAACTGAGCCCCGAAACCCTTCAGCGGGTACGCCGCGCCATCGATGAACTGCAATTCGTACCGAGCCTGTCGGCGCGCAGGATGCGCGGCGACAACTTGCAGGCGCGCACCATCGGTGTGTTCGCCCTGGACACCGCGACCACGCCGTTCGCCGTCGAGTTGCTGCTGTCCATCGAACAGACCGCGCAGCAGGCTGGCTGGAACGTCTTCATCCTCAACCTGCTGAGCAACCCGCCCACCGACCAGAACATCGACCTGATGCTGTCGCATCGCCCCGACGGGTTGATCTTCAGTGCCATGGGGTTGCGCCAGGTGAGCATTCCCGAGCGACTCAAGAGCAAGCCGCTGGTACTCGCCAATTGCCTGGCCGATGACAGCCAACTGGTCAGCTACGTGCCGGATGATGAAGCCGGGCAGTACCGCGCCGTGCATCATGCCTTGAGCCAAGGCTATCGGCGCCCGCTGTGTATCAACTTGCCCAGGAAAAGTGTCGCCTGGAATCTGCGCCAACAAGGTCTGCAACGCGCCTGCCAGGCATTCGGGCTGGCGCCTGAAGCACTCCTGCAATACGACCTTTCCGATCACGATGCCTACGGTGAAACCGCCGCCATTCTCGACCGGCATATCGTCGACGGCCGTCCGCAATTCGACATCCTGGTCTGCGGCAACGACCGCATCGCCTTCTGCGCCTATCAACTGCTGTTGGGTCGCGGCTTGAAAATCCCTGATGATGTCGCAGTGCTGGGCTATGACAACATGATCGGCATCGCCGAACTGTTCATGCCGCCGCTGACCACGGTCCAACTGCCCTACTACGAGATCGGTCGCCAGGCGGCCCGGCACCTGATCGAGACTCTCGAACTGACGGGCGCCCAGCCGGTGGATTGCCCAATGGTGGTCAGGGCGTCGCTGTAA
- a CDS encoding SDR family NAD(P)-dependent oxidoreductase yields the protein MDTRTTVLITGASTGIGAVYAQRFAQRGHNLVLVARDGARLQALAAKLRSEHTVAIDILQADLTQISDLTSVEARLRDDASIGILVNNAGAAQSGTFIEQSTDSVANLVSLNTTALVRLASAIAPRLVKAGDGAIINIGSVVGLAPEFGMSVYGATKAFVLFLSQGLSLELSPKGVYVQAVLPAATRTEIWERAGIDINTLNEVMEVGDLVDAALVGFDRREPVTIPPLQEEARWDALQAARQGLLGQIKQSQVAERYQDLA from the coding sequence ATGGACACTCGCACAACCGTTCTCATCACTGGCGCCTCCACCGGCATCGGCGCAGTCTATGCCCAGCGCTTTGCGCAACGCGGCCACAATCTCGTCCTGGTGGCCCGCGACGGCGCGCGCCTGCAAGCCCTGGCCGCCAAGCTGCGCAGCGAACACACTGTTGCCATCGACATTCTCCAGGCCGACCTGACCCAGATCAGCGACCTGACGAGCGTCGAAGCCCGCCTGCGGGACGACGCCAGCATCGGTATCCTGGTCAACAACGCCGGCGCCGCCCAGTCCGGCACCTTCATCGAGCAGTCGACCGACAGCGTCGCGAACCTCGTGTCGCTCAACACCACCGCGCTGGTCCGATTGGCCAGCGCCATCGCCCCCCGCCTGGTCAAAGCAGGTGACGGCGCGATCATCAACATCGGCTCCGTGGTCGGCCTGGCACCGGAATTCGGCATGTCGGTCTACGGCGCGACCAAGGCGTTCGTGTTGTTCCTCTCCCAGGGACTCAGCCTGGAACTGTCGCCTAAAGGTGTCTACGTGCAAGCCGTCCTGCCGGCCGCGACCCGTACCGAGATCTGGGAGCGCGCGGGCATCGACATCAACACCTTGAATGAAGTCATGGAAGTCGGTGACCTGGTCGACGCCGCGCTGGTCGGTTTTGACCGTCGCGAGCCGGTGACCATCCCGCCGCTGCAGGAAGAGGCACGCTGGGATGCCTTGCAGGCGGCGCGCCAAGGCCTGCTCGGGCAAATCAAGCAGTCCCAGGTTGCCGAGCGCTATCAAGACCTGGCGTAA
- a CDS encoding carbohydrate ABC transporter permease — MSVSTTLVPDDEYLPARETPVQRRRVRAAWLFLTPMLLCLALVAAWPLLRTFWFSLTDASLADTGDATFVGLSNYLFHSSAGWSGLLVDPQWWNAVRNTLHFTVVSVGLEIVLGLLVALLLNVRFSGRALVRALILIPWAIPTIVSAKIWSWMLNDQFGIINHLMLGLGLIDAPLAWTADADLSMWAVIIVDVWKTVPFVTLLMLAALQMLPSDCYEAARVDGIHPVKVFWRVTLPLLMPALLVAAIFRILDSLRVFDVIYVLTSNSSSTMSMSVYARQHLVEFQDVGYGSAASTLLFLVVAVIAMVYLYLGRRQLEVRS; from the coding sequence ATGTCTGTCTCCACCACACTCGTCCCCGACGACGAGTACCTGCCCGCCCGGGAAACGCCGGTACAACGCCGTCGCGTTCGCGCCGCCTGGCTGTTCCTGACCCCGATGCTGCTGTGCCTGGCGCTGGTGGCGGCCTGGCCGCTGTTGCGTACATTCTGGTTCAGCCTGACCGACGCCAGCCTCGCCGATACGGGGGATGCAACCTTTGTCGGCTTGAGCAATTATCTGTTCCACAGCAGTGCCGGTTGGTCAGGCCTGCTCGTCGATCCACAGTGGTGGAATGCGGTGCGCAACACCTTGCATTTCACCGTGGTGTCGGTGGGGCTGGAAATCGTCCTGGGGCTGCTGGTGGCGTTGCTGCTCAACGTCCGGTTCAGCGGACGCGCCCTGGTGCGGGCGTTGATCCTGATTCCCTGGGCGATCCCGACCATCGTCTCGGCGAAAATCTGGTCATGGATGCTCAACGACCAGTTCGGCATCATCAATCACCTGATGCTCGGCCTCGGCCTGATCGACGCGCCCCTGGCCTGGACCGCCGACGCGGACCTGTCGATGTGGGCGGTGATCATCGTCGACGTCTGGAAGACCGTGCCTTTCGTCACCCTGCTGATGCTGGCAGCCTTGCAGATGCTGCCCAGCGATTGCTACGAAGCCGCCAGGGTCGATGGCATTCACCCAGTGAAAGTGTTCTGGCGGGTCACCCTGCCACTGCTGATGCCGGCCTTGCTGGTGGCGGCGATCTTCCGGATCCTCGATTCCCTGCGGGTCTTCGACGTCATCTATGTGTTGACCTCGAACTCGTCGAGCACCATGAGCATGTCGGTCTATGCCCGCCAGCACTTGGTGGAATTCCAGGACGTCGGTTACGGCAGCGCCGCCTCGACCTTGCTGTTCCTGGTCGTCGCGGTGATCGCCATGGTTTATCTGTACCTCGGACGCCGTCAGCTGGAGGTCCGCTCATGA
- a CDS encoding ABC transporter ATP-binding protein, with translation MIKLKLDNVNKQLGGARILRDVSLEISAGEFVVFVGPSGCGKSTLLRLIAGLDSICGGDLLIDGRRVNDLEPRERGVGMVFQSYALYPHMSVYDNISFGLKLAKTEKTSLRERVLKTAQILQLDKLLQRKPRELSGGQRQRVAMGRAMAREPDILLFDEPLSNLDASLRVQMRNEIARLHGRLGSTMIYVTHDQVEAMTLADKIVVLNGGRIEQVGSPRELYERPASRFVAGFLGSPRMNFLAAFLHTPGETSQVESLVLGMTSLPFDSSGLAANTQLSLGIRPEHIALKAAQGTAGIAVSGVEYLGSETYVHLDTGQDDPMVCRCEVNAGWRVGDRVELQLDIDNLHVFDTHGTALQRHAIDRLPDDVALRPAHAGAL, from the coding sequence GTGATCAAGTTGAAGCTGGACAACGTGAACAAACAATTGGGCGGCGCACGCATTCTTCGCGACGTCAGCCTGGAAATCTCGGCAGGCGAATTCGTGGTCTTCGTCGGCCCTTCGGGCTGTGGAAAGTCGACCCTGCTGCGGCTGATCGCCGGGCTGGATTCGATCTGTGGCGGCGACCTGCTGATCGACGGACGCCGGGTCAACGACCTGGAGCCGCGCGAGCGTGGCGTCGGCATGGTGTTCCAGTCCTATGCGCTGTACCCGCACATGAGCGTCTACGACAACATCAGCTTTGGCCTCAAGCTGGCCAAGACCGAAAAGACCAGTCTGCGCGAGCGGGTGCTGAAAACCGCGCAGATCCTGCAATTGGACAAACTGCTGCAACGCAAGCCACGGGAACTGTCGGGCGGCCAGCGCCAGCGCGTGGCCATGGGCCGGGCCATGGCGCGGGAGCCGGACATTCTGTTGTTCGACGAGCCACTGTCCAACCTCGACGCGTCCCTGCGCGTGCAGATGCGCAACGAAATCGCCCGGCTGCATGGGCGCTTGGGCTCGACCATGATCTACGTGACCCACGACCAGGTTGAAGCGATGACCCTGGCCGACAAGATTGTCGTGCTCAATGGCGGCCGCATCGAGCAGGTCGGCTCGCCACGGGAACTCTATGAGCGTCCGGCCAGCCGCTTTGTCGCCGGTTTCCTGGGCTCACCCAGGATGAATTTCCTTGCCGCGTTCCTGCATACGCCAGGCGAAACCAGCCAGGTTGAAAGCCTGGTGCTGGGCATGACGTCCCTGCCCTTCGACAGCTCGGGGCTGGCGGCGAATACGCAACTGAGCCTGGGGATTCGTCCGGAACATATCGCCCTCAAGGCGGCCCAGGGAACGGCCGGCATCGCGGTGAGCGGGGTCGAATACCTGGGAAGTGAAACCTATGTGCACCTCGACACCGGCCAGGACGACCCCATGGTCTGTCGTTGTGAGGTCAACGCCGGATGGCGAGTGGGCGATCGGGTCGAACTGCAACTGGATATCGACAATCTGCATGTGTTCGACACACACGGCACGGCGTTGCAGCGCCACGCCATCGACCGCCTGCCCGATGACGTCGCCCTGCGCCCGGCCCATGCGGGCGCCCTATGA
- a CDS encoding TetR/AcrR family transcriptional regulator: MRVTKAQAQANREHIVETASVLFRERGFDGVGVADLMAAAGFTHGGFYKHFGSKADLMAEAAARSLAQSLTNNAGLDVPGFVNLYVSRDHRDAPGGGCTMAALCGDAARQSPELKATFSSGIENMLAALASRYETGQDAPQAEVRAKMLDMLAHVVGAVMLSRACPDDSALADEILEVCRTRIIASLPPSPAQQP, translated from the coding sequence ATGCGGGTGACCAAGGCCCAGGCCCAGGCAAATCGGGAGCACATCGTCGAGACGGCGTCTGTCTTGTTCCGTGAGCGAGGCTTTGACGGCGTGGGTGTGGCGGATCTGATGGCGGCCGCCGGGTTCACCCACGGCGGTTTCTACAAACATTTCGGCTCCAAGGCCGACCTGATGGCCGAAGCGGCCGCGCGCAGCCTTGCGCAATCGCTGACCAACAACGCGGGTCTCGACGTGCCCGGGTTCGTCAATCTCTACGTGTCCCGGGATCACCGTGACGCCCCGGGTGGCGGTTGCACCATGGCGGCACTGTGCGGGGACGCTGCCCGTCAATCGCCCGAGCTGAAGGCGACTTTTTCCAGCGGTATCGAAAACATGCTGGCGGCGCTCGCGAGCCGGTACGAGACCGGGCAAGACGCGCCGCAGGCAGAGGTCAGGGCGAAAATGCTCGACATGTTGGCCCATGTCGTCGGCGCGGTCATGTTGTCGCGGGCCTGCCCGGACGATTCCGCCCTGGCTGATGAAATCCTCGAGGTCTGCCGCACCCGGATCATCGCATCACTGCCGCCATCGCCCGCGCAGCAGCCTTGA
- a CDS encoding carbohydrate ABC transporter permease — protein MSPRLLKKALLRLGFWCLIAILLVYAVFPFYYAIVTSLKPSSALFQVSYWIDQPDFSNYAAVLNQASFLRAIGNSLVVALCVVALALFLSLTAAYALGRVKFRGRGPVLMMVLGVSMFPQVAVLSGLFEVIRALGLYNTSWALILSYTIFTLPFTVWVLTTFMGQLPHELEEAAIMDGASPWVTLTRVLLPLLWPALVTTGLLAFIAAWNEFLFALTFTLTDSQRTVPVAIALISGGSPHELPWGLLMAASVLVTVPLVILVLIFQRRIVSGLTAGALKG, from the coding sequence ATGAGCCCGCGCCTACTGAAAAAAGCCCTGTTGCGCCTCGGGTTCTGGTGCCTGATCGCTATCTTGCTGGTGTATGCGGTCTTCCCTTTCTACTACGCCATCGTAACGTCGCTGAAACCGTCCAGCGCCTTGTTCCAGGTGAGTTACTGGATCGACCAGCCCGACTTCTCCAACTACGCCGCCGTGCTCAACCAGGCCTCGTTCCTGCGGGCTATCGGCAACTCGCTGGTGGTTGCGCTGTGCGTGGTCGCGCTGGCGCTGTTCCTCAGCCTGACCGCCGCCTATGCCTTGGGCCGGGTGAAGTTTCGCGGGCGCGGTCCGGTGTTGATGATGGTCCTGGGCGTCTCGATGTTTCCCCAAGTCGCGGTGCTGTCGGGGTTGTTCGAAGTGATCCGTGCTCTGGGCCTGTACAACACCTCCTGGGCGTTGATCCTGAGCTACACGATTTTCACCCTGCCCTTCACCGTCTGGGTGCTGACCACCTTCATGGGGCAACTGCCTCATGAGCTGGAAGAGGCCGCCATCATGGACGGTGCGTCACCTTGGGTCACGTTGACCCGCGTGCTGTTGCCGCTGCTCTGGCCGGCACTGGTCACCACCGGCCTTCTGGCCTTCATCGCCGCATGGAACGAGTTCCTCTTTGCCCTGACCTTCACCCTGACCGACTCGCAACGCACGGTTCCAGTCGCCATCGCGCTGATTTCCGGCGGCAGTCCCCATGAGCTGCCTTGGGGCCTGTTGATGGCGGCGTCGGTGCTGGTCACGGTGCCCTTGGTGATTCTGGTGCTGATCTTCCAGCGCCGCATTGTTTCCGGCCTCACTGCCGGTGCGTTAAAGGGTTGA
- a CDS encoding glycoside hydrolase family 32 protein has translation MTLSLNSLSNPMPASLEHAQQALRDGLSRLIHDYRPDYHLAPPTGWMNDPNGVVFFRGEYHVFYQHHPFDAKWGPMYWGHAKSADLVHWQHLPIALAPGDDFDRDGCFSGSAVVCGDTLALIYTGHTWLGEVGDERLIRQVQCLATSVDGVRFVKHGAVIEDAPQAAIMHFRDPKVWQEDGYWYLIAGARLGDTPLLPLYRSTDLRAWEFLDYVSRGTDGDGYMWECPDLFRLDGRDVLLYSPQGMQPAGYERLNKYQTGYRIGHLDSEWHFSGGPFIELDNGHDFYAAQTLVAADGRRLVWAWLDMWESPMPSQAHHWCGMLGLPRELELQGDRLGVFPARELVALRQAPLPSIAPWGESGSRWVPQVSGDRLEIHVHLDLLDCTEGHLGIALRCSADEQEQTLLYYDASLRRLVLDRSRSGAQVSGQRSVPIEPAQTQLHLRVFLDRSSIEVFEQSGRFSLSSRLYPRPDSLGVKLLASGTGGHVAISNAWPLASGWL, from the coding sequence ATGACTTTATCCTTGAATAGCCTGAGCAATCCGATGCCCGCCTCTCTTGAACATGCGCAGCAGGCCCTGCGTGATGGCCTGTCTCGCCTGATCCACGACTATCGACCCGACTATCATCTGGCCCCGCCAACGGGCTGGATGAACGACCCTAACGGGGTGGTGTTTTTTCGGGGCGAGTACCACGTGTTCTACCAACACCACCCCTTCGACGCCAAATGGGGCCCGATGTACTGGGGCCACGCCAAGAGCGCCGACCTGGTTCATTGGCAACATCTGCCCATTGCCCTGGCACCGGGCGACGATTTCGACCGCGACGGCTGTTTTTCCGGTAGCGCGGTGGTGTGTGGCGACACCCTGGCGCTGATCTACACCGGGCACACCTGGCTGGGAGAGGTGGGTGACGAACGCCTGATCCGCCAGGTCCAGTGCCTGGCCACCAGTGTCGACGGTGTCCGCTTCGTCAAGCATGGCGCCGTTATCGAGGACGCGCCGCAAGCGGCGATCATGCACTTTCGCGACCCCAAGGTCTGGCAGGAGGATGGTTATTGGTACCTGATTGCCGGGGCGCGCCTGGGCGACACGCCGCTGCTGCCGCTGTATCGCTCCACGGACCTGCGCGCCTGGGAATTTCTCGATTACGTGTCCAGGGGTACTGACGGCGACGGCTACATGTGGGAATGCCCGGACCTGTTTCGCCTCGACGGGCGCGACGTACTGCTGTACTCCCCCCAAGGCATGCAACCGGCGGGGTACGAACGGCTCAACAAGTATCAGACCGGTTATCGCATTGGCCACCTCGACAGCGAATGGCACTTCAGCGGCGGGCCGTTCATCGAGCTGGATAACGGCCACGATTTCTATGCCGCGCAAACCTTGGTGGCCGCTGATGGCCGGCGCCTGGTGTGGGCCTGGCTGGACATGTGGGAAAGCCCGATGCCGAGCCAGGCCCATCACTGGTGCGGCATGCTCGGTTTGCCACGGGAGCTGGAACTGCAGGGCGATCGCCTCGGCGTGTTTCCGGCGCGGGAACTGGTTGCGCTGCGCCAGGCACCGTTGCCGAGCATTGCGCCGTGGGGCGAGTCGGGCAGCCGCTGGGTACCGCAAGTGAGTGGCGACCGACTGGAGATCCATGTGCATCTGGACCTGCTCGATTGCACCGAAGGTCACTTGGGCATTGCCTTGCGCTGCAGTGCCGATGAGCAGGAACAGACCCTGCTGTATTACGACGCGTCACTGCGACGCCTGGTGCTCGATCGCAGCCGCTCGGGTGCGCAAGTGAGCGGCCAGCGCAGCGTGCCGATAGAGCCGGCGCAGACGCAACTGCACCTGCGGGTGTTTCTCGATCGTTCCTCCATCGAGGTGTTTGAGCAAAGCGGCCGCTTCAGCCTCAGCAGTCGGCTCTATCCGCGGCCCGACAGCCTCGGGGTGAAGCTGTTGGCGAGCGGGACGGGCGGGCACGTCGCCATTTCCAACGCCTGGCCCCTGGCCTCGGGTTGGCTGTGA